Proteins from a genomic interval of Pseudomonas asplenii:
- the hrpB gene encoding ATP-dependent helicase HrpB: protein MSLLPISAALPALLKALNERNEVVLQAPPGAGKTTRVPLALLDEPWLQGQTIIMLEPRRLAARAAAERMASELGEKVGETVGYRIRLESKVGPRTQIEVVTEGVLARRLQDDPALDGVGVVIFDEHHLRNLDSDLALALCLSGRELLRDDPPLKLLLMSATLEGARLSKTLNDAPVVSSEGRMHPVSTIWGSPYQPGERVDARVTDTCLAAINEQSGSVLVFLPGQAEIRRVAETLKEELGSRPDVIVCPLYGDLDLNAQRAVIDPAPKGSRKIVLATNIAETSLTIEGVRVVVDSGLERVPKFDPRSGMTRLDTQRISKASATQRAGRAGRLEPGVCYRLWSESQHEQMAGYSTPEILQADLAALALQLARWGMKPEEMTWFDQPPSAPFGQARDLLKRLGALNDAGQLTPHGSAMSELPAHPRIAHMLIKGNAMGLDDLACNVAALLGEKDVLRGEGADLHTRLIALSGEQHSRRGGASFQRVKQSARQYRSLLRGRAYSPASEPDHPRWVGCLLAFAYPDRIGLQRRASASEYRLSNGRAAVFSEPDALTKHEWLVVADLGSRQGQREERIYLASDLDPALFDDELAYLVRFVDEVDWDEREGVLKAERQLKVGQLVLSTTPLLNLDEQTRSLALVNLVRRKGIELLPWNPELRQWQARVDLLRQLDLQNGQAETKWPDLSDNNLLDTLEEWLTPYLRKITRLSQFSQLDLSSIVRNLLPWPLPQDLEVQAPQTIQVPSGSNIRIDYSEYPPILAVRLQELFGLTETPRIARGKQALTLHLLSPARRPVQVTQDLANFWRSTYVEVKKDLKGRYPKHFWPDNPLIAEATAKSKPRRS, encoded by the coding sequence ATGAGTTTGTTGCCAATCAGCGCTGCCTTGCCAGCCCTTCTAAAAGCCCTGAACGAGCGGAATGAGGTGGTGCTCCAGGCACCGCCAGGCGCGGGTAAAACCACCCGAGTCCCCCTCGCTCTACTAGATGAGCCCTGGCTCCAAGGCCAGACTATCATCATGCTCGAACCTCGTCGGCTTGCTGCACGGGCTGCAGCGGAGCGTATGGCGAGCGAGCTGGGTGAGAAGGTAGGTGAGACGGTGGGCTATAGGATCCGCTTAGAGAGCAAGGTAGGCCCGCGCACCCAGATCGAGGTCGTCACAGAAGGTGTCCTGGCTCGCCGGCTGCAGGATGATCCAGCGCTAGATGGTGTAGGTGTGGTGATCTTCGACGAACACCACCTGCGCAACCTCGATTCAGACCTGGCATTGGCCCTTTGCTTGAGTGGCCGAGAACTCTTACGGGACGACCCTCCGCTGAAGCTGCTGCTCATGTCGGCGACGCTCGAAGGCGCTCGTCTTTCTAAGACCCTAAATGATGCTCCTGTGGTCAGCAGTGAAGGACGCATGCACCCTGTTTCCACGATCTGGGGTAGCCCGTACCAGCCAGGCGAGCGTGTCGATGCGCGGGTCACGGACACCTGCTTGGCCGCTATCAACGAGCAGTCAGGAAGCGTTCTGGTTTTCCTGCCTGGTCAGGCAGAGATTAGGCGGGTGGCGGAGACACTCAAAGAGGAGTTGGGCAGCCGTCCAGACGTGATCGTGTGCCCGCTGTACGGCGATCTCGACCTGAACGCACAGCGCGCTGTTATAGACCCGGCACCCAAGGGCTCCCGGAAGATCGTGCTGGCCACTAACATCGCTGAGACCAGCTTGACCATTGAAGGTGTCAGGGTGGTGGTGGACAGTGGTCTCGAGCGAGTGCCGAAGTTTGATCCTCGCAGCGGGATGACTCGACTCGACACACAGCGTATCTCGAAGGCCAGCGCTACTCAGCGAGCAGGGCGGGCAGGGCGATTGGAGCCAGGTGTCTGCTATCGCCTATGGTCGGAATCGCAGCACGAACAAATGGCAGGCTACAGCACCCCAGAGATCTTGCAGGCTGATCTTGCAGCCCTGGCTCTCCAATTGGCCCGGTGGGGAATGAAGCCGGAAGAGATGACCTGGTTCGACCAACCTCCGTCAGCCCCTTTCGGCCAAGCCAGAGACCTGCTGAAGCGGCTGGGTGCACTCAACGATGCTGGACAGCTCACACCACACGGTTCGGCCATGAGCGAGCTCCCAGCACATCCACGGATCGCCCACATGCTCATCAAAGGTAACGCGATGGGACTGGATGATTTGGCTTGCAACGTCGCCGCGCTGCTGGGTGAGAAAGACGTCCTGCGTGGAGAAGGTGCCGACCTTCACACTAGGCTGATTGCATTGTCAGGAGAGCAACATTCGCGCCGAGGCGGTGCCTCTTTTCAGCGAGTAAAGCAGTCTGCTCGGCAGTACCGATCCCTGCTCCGTGGAAGGGCCTATAGCCCCGCCAGCGAGCCCGATCACCCACGATGGGTAGGATGCCTACTGGCGTTCGCCTACCCTGACCGAATTGGCCTCCAGAGGCGTGCAAGTGCATCCGAGTACCGTCTCTCCAACGGGCGGGCTGCCGTGTTCTCAGAGCCTGATGCTCTCACCAAGCACGAGTGGCTGGTAGTGGCCGACCTGGGTAGCCGGCAAGGGCAGCGTGAGGAGCGAATCTACCTGGCAAGTGACCTTGATCCGGCCCTGTTCGATGACGAGCTGGCTTACCTTGTGAGGTTTGTCGATGAGGTCGACTGGGACGAGAGGGAAGGAGTACTCAAGGCTGAGCGGCAGTTGAAGGTGGGTCAGTTGGTGCTGTCCACAACACCTCTGCTAAATCTTGATGAGCAAACCCGTTCGCTTGCCTTGGTCAACCTGGTGAGGCGGAAAGGCATTGAGCTCCTGCCTTGGAACCCTGAGCTGCGGCAGTGGCAAGCGCGGGTCGATCTGCTGCGTCAGCTCGATCTTCAAAATGGGCAGGCAGAAACCAAGTGGCCTGATCTCAGCGATAACAACCTCCTGGACACGCTGGAGGAGTGGCTCACGCCGTATCTGAGAAAAATCACTAGGCTCAGCCAGTTCAGCCAGCTGGATCTGTCTTCGATAGTTAGAAACCTCCTGCCTTGGCCGCTCCCACAGGATTTAGAGGTTCAAGCGCCGCAGACGATTCAAGTACCTTCTGGTTCGAATATCCGCATTGATTATTCAGAGTACCCGCCAATCCTTGCTGTGCGACTACAGGAGTTGTTCGGGCTGACCGAAACGCCTCGGATTGCTCGGGGGAAACAGGCCCTGACACTGCATTTGTTGTCGCCGGCTCGGAGGCCTGTACAGGTCACCCAAGATCTTGCCAACTTCTGGCGGAGTACCTATGTGGAAGTCAAGAAAGACCTCAAAGGTAGATATCCAAAGCACTTTTGGCCAGACAATCCTTTAATCGCAGAAGCGACAGCTAAATCCAAGCCCCGAAGGTCATGA
- a CDS encoding DEAD/DEAH box helicase, which translates to MTQVYEQAKHSLQSKDFSSFKYLAVINKLLSNPVSYDLGRDLIVRALDARERFSEHTTLLKNMVRKSGLFPYLKKEFSDLTSDELRVLDLYRTPFSDSFVFHSMQFHIFDLLKAGRNVVLSAPTSMGKSAIVDSLLGLGELKRLVLVVPTVALADETRRRLQVRFGERYQIIHHSSQECHSDRAVYVLTQERVNERNDIVDIDLFVIDEFYKLAFRELKNGTTDYKDERVIELNIALSKLLKVSKQFYLTGPFINSIRGLENLGYPHTFVSSDFNTVALDVHTFGIKPNDQRSKLKALGAIAQHCDEATIIYCKSPTVAGTVARELIRYGYGTLTSNPHIDWVSQEFDPEWDYAVALKNGIGLHFGALPRALQQYTADQFNAGNLRFLICTSTIIEGVNTIAKNVVIYDNRDGTRSIDKFTHGNIKGRAGRMGVHFVGTIYCLEEIPEDNLNQEVEIPLGTQDVETPINLLASVQPDHLSELSQDRFEEVFASDRVSFDLVKKHSYFRFEQFEELQSMVEMMDDTEFATLVFHWGPATNFLKTFAKIIARLVPHTFSRNGVSVNPPDLLIAKLAGYVNATSFSNYLKSQIEYARQWVTEGTKRTLSEALNNDLKIITNTYGFTLPKLLALMEDVVKHHALKRGFHSKVDYSHVRMVFESFHLPPGVNALEEMGIPIQTLHRLADLVDFPEKADVDQLGQFIRDNQHAWVRSVGYVDRMFIQRALRIG; encoded by the coding sequence ATGACGCAGGTATATGAGCAAGCGAAACACAGCCTTCAAAGCAAGGACTTCTCGTCTTTCAAATACTTGGCTGTGATCAATAAGCTGCTGTCCAACCCGGTGTCGTATGACCTGGGACGTGACTTGATTGTCCGAGCTCTCGATGCACGTGAACGCTTCTCTGAGCACACCACCTTGCTCAAAAATATGGTGAGAAAGTCTGGGTTGTTCCCTTACCTGAAAAAGGAGTTCTCCGACCTGACGTCGGATGAGCTAAGGGTGCTGGATCTGTATCGCACCCCCTTCTCGGACAGCTTTGTTTTCCACTCGATGCAGTTCCACATTTTTGATCTGCTCAAAGCAGGGCGCAATGTGGTGCTCAGCGCACCTACCAGCATGGGCAAGAGTGCCATCGTCGACTCGTTGCTGGGCCTAGGTGAGCTGAAGCGGCTTGTCCTGGTGGTACCGACCGTGGCGCTTGCTGACGAGACACGGCGTCGACTCCAGGTCAGGTTCGGTGAGCGGTACCAGATCATTCACCACAGCTCGCAGGAATGTCATTCCGACCGGGCTGTGTACGTGCTCACCCAGGAGCGCGTGAATGAGCGAAACGACATCGTCGACATCGATCTGTTCGTAATCGATGAGTTTTACAAGCTGGCGTTCCGGGAGCTCAAGAACGGAACAACGGACTACAAGGACGAGCGCGTCATCGAGCTCAATATCGCGTTGAGCAAACTGCTTAAAGTCTCCAAGCAGTTCTACCTCACTGGGCCGTTTATCAACAGCATTCGCGGCCTGGAAAACCTAGGCTACCCACATACCTTCGTCTCCAGTGACTTCAACACCGTAGCACTCGACGTCCATACGTTCGGCATCAAACCCAACGATCAAAGAAGCAAGCTCAAGGCGCTTGGAGCGATCGCCCAACACTGCGACGAAGCGACAATCATCTACTGCAAGTCGCCAACGGTCGCCGGCACCGTGGCGCGTGAATTGATCCGGTATGGCTATGGCACCCTGACCAGCAATCCACATATCGATTGGGTGAGCCAGGAATTCGATCCCGAATGGGACTACGCCGTGGCATTGAAGAACGGTATCGGCTTGCACTTCGGCGCACTGCCCAGAGCGCTGCAGCAGTACACCGCTGATCAGTTCAACGCTGGCAATCTGCGCTTTCTTATCTGTACCTCGACCATCATCGAAGGCGTAAACACCATTGCCAAGAACGTGGTGATCTACGACAACCGTGACGGCACCCGCAGCATCGACAAATTCACCCACGGCAACATCAAAGGGCGCGCTGGGCGGATGGGCGTGCATTTCGTGGGTACGATTTACTGCCTAGAGGAAATCCCGGAAGACAACCTCAACCAGGAGGTTGAAATTCCGCTTGGTACTCAGGACGTCGAGACGCCGATTAATCTGCTCGCCAGCGTTCAGCCGGATCACCTGTCTGAGCTTTCTCAAGATCGCTTCGAGGAGGTCTTCGCTAGCGATCGTGTCTCCTTCGACCTTGTGAAAAAGCATTCCTACTTCCGATTCGAGCAGTTCGAAGAGCTGCAGAGCATGGTCGAAATGATGGATGACACGGAATTCGCTACGCTCGTGTTCCACTGGGGGCCAGCAACCAATTTCCTCAAGACATTCGCGAAAATCATTGCCAGGCTGGTGCCTCATACGTTCAGCCGCAACGGCGTCAGCGTCAACCCGCCAGATCTTCTGATCGCCAAGCTGGCTGGCTACGTCAACGCGACCAGTTTTTCGAATTACCTGAAGAGCCAAATTGAATACGCTCGGCAATGGGTGACCGAGGGGACGAAGCGCACACTCTCCGAAGCACTGAACAACGACCTGAAGATCATCACCAATACTTACGGGTTTACCTTGCCCAAGCTCCTCGCACTTATGGAGGATGTCGTCAAACACCATGCGCTCAAGCGTGGCTTCCACAGCAAGGTCGATTACTCGCACGTCAGAATGGTCTTTGAAAGTTTCCACCTACCACCCGGTGTGAATGCCCTGGAGGAAATGGGCATCCCTATTCAGACCCTACATCGCCTGGCTGACCTCGTGGATTTCCCTGAGAAGGCAGACGTGGATCAGCTTGGTCAGTTCATTCGAGACAACCAGCACGCCTGGGTACGATCCGTTGGTTACGTGGATCGGATGTTCATCCAGCGCGCGCTGCGTATTGGATGA
- a CDS encoding HamA C-terminal domain-containing protein, with amino-acid sequence MDSNDSGGVAAKHGFLFQDCVAAFHVTRMLRDKTIRSVRCEVTDDIDIVSDGYVDFVQVKSTEKTRWNISDIVKNGKGADKKTIPCSSILHKSMQCEPDPDLTRRYSIVTEDKVNKTLEYLTIKSSARNGKPGRQELIDDLNERTKDYQTASGVTVADWVDAATWEVYHTIRELELLGIANIRRSSEDLHGVTLSSEAAAEDIWCLILDTVTRKGERSRRIHSADDKSYVRSDLFEWFNQRVVDDQTKAGRKIYVKRKLPHILTPFRAPMASVCDKRRAQVLHQEYFLSQYRYKHIVENVCGWLDEVFLRPREIADIHKLTLVEKRERLRTSVFKSLHDVREFLGRVLLHATIRQQHESQPIPCMLHVENPGEERILENVHIVRRASEGDQLWIGFSELVTETDISVRLPEIRNELYEVIEECFDSARSKILDVKDDEYLLRHDIDEILDGSRPLDAHLDRFRFVLFVGYDSCLVTDPETPGHEDELQRETAALFEEFAADLVEGSPFGQLGIHIFIYPAPSLKRLVRMVEDKVREVV; translated from the coding sequence ATGGATTCTAATGATTCGGGTGGTGTAGCCGCCAAGCACGGTTTCCTATTCCAGGACTGCGTTGCCGCTTTCCATGTCACCCGGATGCTCCGCGACAAGACCATCCGCAGTGTCCGCTGCGAGGTCACGGACGATATCGATATCGTCTCCGACGGATACGTCGATTTTGTACAGGTCAAAAGTACCGAGAAGACCCGTTGGAACATTTCGGATATTGTCAAAAACGGGAAGGGCGCTGACAAGAAAACCATTCCTTGCAGTTCGATCTTGCACAAGTCGATGCAATGCGAGCCAGACCCAGACCTGACACGGCGATACTCGATCGTCACTGAAGACAAGGTCAACAAGACCCTGGAGTATCTGACGATCAAGTCCTCGGCTCGGAATGGCAAGCCTGGTAGGCAAGAGCTGATCGACGACCTCAACGAGCGAACCAAGGACTACCAGACGGCCTCAGGCGTTACCGTCGCTGATTGGGTTGATGCGGCTACCTGGGAGGTGTATCACACCATTCGCGAGTTGGAGCTATTGGGGATAGCCAACATTCGAAGGTCGTCCGAGGATCTGCACGGGGTGACCCTCAGCTCTGAGGCTGCTGCTGAAGATATATGGTGTTTGATCCTCGATACGGTGACCCGCAAGGGCGAGCGTTCCCGCCGTATCCACAGTGCTGACGATAAGTCCTATGTCAGGTCAGACCTTTTTGAGTGGTTCAACCAACGGGTGGTGGATGACCAGACCAAGGCAGGCCGCAAAATCTACGTCAAACGTAAGTTGCCTCACATCCTCACTCCCTTCAGAGCCCCGATGGCTTCGGTCTGCGACAAGCGTCGAGCACAGGTACTGCACCAAGAATATTTTCTAAGCCAATACCGCTACAAACATATTGTCGAGAACGTGTGCGGATGGCTTGACGAGGTCTTTCTCCGGCCCAGGGAGATTGCCGATATACACAAGCTCACGCTCGTGGAGAAACGCGAGCGGCTGCGTACATCTGTCTTCAAGTCTCTTCACGATGTCCGAGAGTTCCTGGGTCGAGTGCTGCTCCACGCGACCATTCGGCAACAGCACGAAAGCCAGCCAATACCCTGCATGCTGCACGTTGAAAACCCAGGGGAAGAGAGAATTCTCGAAAATGTGCACATTGTTCGTCGTGCATCGGAAGGTGATCAGCTTTGGATCGGCTTCAGCGAACTGGTGACCGAAACTGACATCTCTGTGCGGTTGCCGGAAATCCGGAATGAGCTCTATGAGGTCATCGAGGAATGCTTCGATTCGGCGCGTAGCAAAATACTGGACGTCAAGGACGATGAGTATCTGCTGCGACATGACATCGACGAAATCCTGGACGGCAGTCGGCCTTTAGACGCACACCTCGATCGCTTCAGGTTCGTACTGTTTGTTGGTTATGACTCCTGCTTGGTAACCGACCCTGAAACCCCAGGGCATGAAGACGAGCTACAACGGGAAACGGCAGCTCTGTTTGAAGAGTTCGCCGCCGATCTTGTAGAGGGTTCGCCGTTTGGGCAGTTAGGCATCCACATCTTCATTTACCCCGCTCCAAGCCTCAAGCGGCTAGTCAGGATGGTCGAAGACAAGGTGAGGGAAGTGGTATGA
- a CDS encoding alpha/beta hydrolase translates to MEMPFRSPDDLKIALAILHINFATYNSHKRILSSSQLLLCWRKAPAGMFIDVLHDRVTGSRAKKAFTQLIQRADELKLLTDVVEATRLLSDGFASALSTIRQPTFKAAVKRMISVPEDMVEYEECIAQLEGSIGASLGSELYPIHYSRAPVDQKFTKYAVCFGTDRLLESPRTVRFGGFRSDDVVSYGIAEVSIPHIHKEGKLERPVLWPSTSKGNPNKHIVIHESALFELEEWYDNAKTYLAKISETSTSREGLLFIHGYNVSFDAALCRSAQLCHDLKFPGLMLCFSWASLGSTTGYPADEATVDWSAAHLKEYLTNITENLGLTSLHIVAHSMGNRALLAVLENWENKPGATPISQIILAAPDVDAKRFKQFGRVFNLYEQVTLYASRNDRAITASQLVHSNPRAGGANPPLVMDHLSTIDVSSAGRDMFGLGHSYVADVTKVFRDLFYIVRHRHKPDQRAGITKKDEGHWELS, encoded by the coding sequence ATGGAAATGCCTTTCCGGAGTCCGGACGACCTCAAGATCGCGCTCGCGATTCTCCACATCAACTTCGCCACCTATAACTCGCACAAGCGGATACTGAGTTCATCGCAGTTGCTCCTATGCTGGAGAAAGGCGCCGGCGGGTATGTTCATTGATGTCCTGCACGACAGGGTCACAGGCAGCAGGGCCAAGAAGGCCTTTACGCAGCTCATCCAACGAGCAGATGAGCTGAAGTTGCTGACGGACGTTGTGGAGGCTACACGGCTACTGAGCGATGGCTTCGCGTCGGCTTTATCTACGATCCGACAGCCGACCTTCAAGGCAGCGGTCAAGCGAATGATCAGCGTCCCTGAAGATATGGTGGAGTATGAAGAATGCATCGCCCAGCTAGAGGGCAGCATTGGTGCATCGCTCGGCAGCGAACTCTACCCCATCCACTACAGCCGAGCTCCGGTCGATCAAAAATTCACGAAATACGCCGTCTGCTTCGGAACGGATCGACTGTTGGAATCACCAAGGACTGTGAGGTTTGGCGGGTTCCGCAGTGATGACGTCGTGTCCTATGGCATCGCAGAGGTTTCCATCCCTCACATCCATAAGGAAGGCAAACTGGAACGGCCCGTGTTGTGGCCTTCTACCTCAAAGGGGAACCCCAACAAGCATATCGTCATCCACGAGTCTGCTCTTTTTGAGCTGGAAGAGTGGTACGACAACGCCAAGACCTATCTCGCGAAGATCAGCGAAACATCCACTAGCCGTGAAGGTTTGCTATTCATCCACGGGTACAACGTGAGTTTCGACGCAGCATTGTGCCGGTCTGCGCAGCTGTGCCATGACCTCAAATTCCCAGGTCTAATGCTGTGCTTTTCCTGGGCGTCGCTTGGCAGTACGACTGGCTACCCTGCCGACGAGGCGACGGTAGATTGGTCAGCAGCCCATCTTAAGGAATATCTGACGAACATCACAGAAAACCTGGGCCTGACGTCGTTGCACATTGTCGCCCACAGCATGGGTAATCGGGCGCTTCTCGCTGTACTAGAAAACTGGGAAAACAAGCCGGGCGCTACCCCGATCAGCCAGATCATCCTTGCTGCTCCTGACGTCGACGCTAAGCGCTTCAAGCAATTTGGACGGGTGTTCAACCTGTACGAGCAAGTAACGCTTTATGCGTCCCGCAACGATCGAGCGATCACTGCGTCTCAACTTGTGCACAGCAATCCAAGGGCGGGCGGCGCCAATCCACCTCTGGTCATGGATCACCTGTCGACTATCGATGTCTCCAGTGCTGGTAGGGACATGTTCGGCTTAGGCCACAGCTATGTAGCCGACGTGACGAAAGTGTTCCGGGATCTGTTCTACATTGTCCGGCATCGGCACAAACCTGACCAGCGCGCAGGAATCACGAAGAAAGATGAGGGTCACTGGGAGCTGAGCTAA
- a CDS encoding Ntn hydrolase family protein has translation MTMISGYKLKEGGFLQADILLTSSSKRVRPSQIPSFKPDAGSPALRAHAVAGLCQKILVVNDHFAIAFAGDVRSIQAVVRLIERLVDEHPVLTGKRFSDAVLADDTIDSEKIRIIALSFEEDEIHISNVYADCGHRNENFELWVGGSGAGHVKAHYQDYPRHAFDVLEENIVVHGTCMALDQFANHLKSEFENKYKSESIANLFGGGYEVVAFYDGRFQKISNIVYAFADAELDAEGMLQVDFPKCLIKSEYKGEDLKIRSVELQFDEDFDEYVPVNDRTFTIAPISRYEETTVEDDVDELRFRGHFLCFLINYKTEKGAMTIPFIKKYENDLYFLYKAFTASVEPGFAQINYSDIFRDEVKDHVLGFVEQVKTSFNSK, from the coding sequence ATGACGATGATTTCAGGCTACAAGTTGAAGGAAGGTGGTTTCCTACAGGCTGACATTCTGCTCACCAGCTCAAGTAAGAGGGTGCGTCCATCGCAGATCCCATCGTTCAAGCCTGATGCCGGAAGCCCTGCATTGCGTGCTCACGCCGTGGCTGGTTTGTGTCAAAAAATTCTCGTGGTGAACGATCACTTCGCCATAGCTTTCGCCGGGGATGTGCGATCGATTCAGGCGGTTGTACGGCTTATCGAGAGGCTAGTGGATGAGCACCCCGTATTGACGGGGAAGCGTTTTTCGGATGCAGTACTTGCCGACGATACCATTGATAGTGAAAAGATCAGAATTATCGCCCTAAGTTTTGAAGAGGATGAAATCCACATATCTAATGTTTATGCGGATTGCGGGCATCGCAATGAAAATTTTGAGCTTTGGGTTGGTGGGTCTGGTGCGGGTCATGTAAAGGCGCATTATCAGGATTACCCACGACATGCGTTTGATGTTCTTGAAGAAAATATTGTGGTGCATGGCACCTGCATGGCTCTCGATCAATTTGCAAACCATTTAAAGAGTGAATTTGAGAACAAGTATAAGTCGGAGTCGATTGCGAATCTGTTTGGAGGCGGTTATGAAGTAGTGGCATTTTATGATGGACGGTTTCAAAAGATATCTAACATCGTTTATGCCTTTGCGGATGCAGAGCTTGACGCTGAGGGGATGTTGCAAGTCGACTTTCCAAAATGTCTGATTAAGTCCGAATATAAAGGGGAGGACTTAAAAATCAGGAGTGTTGAATTGCAATTTGACGAGGACTTCGATGAGTATGTTCCTGTTAATGACCGAACATTCACGATCGCGCCTATATCACGCTATGAAGAGACTACGGTTGAAGATGATGTCGATGAGTTGAGGTTTAGGGGGCATTTCCTTTGCTTCCTAATAAACTACAAGACTGAGAAAGGCGCCATGACTATACCTTTTATCAAAAAATACGAAAATGATTTGTATTTTTTGTATAAGGCATTCACGGCCAGCGTGGAACCTGGATTTGCTCAAATAAACTACTCAGATATATTCCGTGATGAAGTAAAGGATCACGTGCTGGGATTCGTGGAGCAAGTCAAAACTAGCTTCAACTCTAAGTAA